In Anguilla rostrata isolate EN2019 chromosome 1, ASM1855537v3, whole genome shotgun sequence, a genomic segment contains:
- the ttc8 gene encoding tetratricopeptide repeat protein 8 isoform X1, whose product MELVPIDPLFLAWSYFRRRKFQQCSEVCTKILEDTPYDQETDTLSVISEAAWSLKTRALTEMVYIDEVDVDQEGIAEMMLDESSIAQVARPGTSLRLPGTSHGGGPTPAVRPMTHSGRPMTGFVRPSTQSGRPGTMEQAIKTPRTAHTARPVTSASGRFVRLGTASMLTNPDGPFINLSRLNLAKYAQKPNLSKTLFEYIFHHENDVKNALDLAALATEHAQFKDWWWKVQLGKCYYRLGLHREAEKQFRSALNHQEFVDTYLYLAKVYQRLDQPITALNLFKQGLDYFPGEVTLLTGIARIHEEMNNIPSATEYYKDVLKQDNTHVEAIACIGSNHFYTDQPEIALRFYRRLLQMGVYNCQLYNNLGLCCFYAQQYDMTLSSFERALSLVANDEELADVWYNLGHVAVGIGELTLAYQCFKLALANNNDHAEAYNNLAVLEFRKGRIEQAKAFLQTAASLAPHMYEPHFNLSTLSDTLGDLQSSYMAAQKSEDAFPDHVDTQQILKNLRQHFSLL is encoded by the exons ATGGAACTAGTACCTATTGATCCACTTTTTCTGGCATGGAGCTATTTTAGGAGGCGTAAGTTTCAGCAGTGTTCCGAGGTCTGCACCAAGATACTAGAGGATACTCCGTATGACCAG GAGACGGATACTCTGTCAGTTATTTCCGAG GCCGCCTGGAGCCTGAAGACACGTGCTCTGACAGAGATGGTGTACATCGATGAGGTGGACGTGGACCAGGAGGGCATAGCCGAGATGATGCTGGACGAGAGCTCCATCGCCCAGGTTGCCC GTCCTGGAACATCCCTCAGACTCCCAGGGACCAGCCACGGAGGTGGGCCTACACCAGCAGTCAG GCCCATGACTCACTCAGGACGGCCCATGACAGGATTTGTGAGGCCCAGCACACAGTCTGGGAGACCGGGCACCATGGAGCAAGCCATCAAGACCCCCCGCACTGCGCACACTGCCCGGCCAGTCACCAGTGCCTCTGGGAGATTTGTCCGCCTGGGAACG GCTTCCATGCTTACAAATCCAGATGGGCCATTTATAAACCTGTCCAGGTTAAACCTGGCAAAGTATGCCCAGAAGCCCAATCTATCCAAG acctTGTTTGAATACATCTTCCATCACGAAAAtgatgttaaaaat GCCTTGGATCTAGCTGCCCTGgccactgagcatgctcagttcaAGGACTGGTGGTGGAAAGTTCAGCTGGGAAAATGTTACTATAG ACTGGGGTTACACCGTGAAGCAGAAAAACAGTTCAGGTCTGCACTCAACCACCAGGAGTTTGTGGACACATACCTCTATCTGGCCAAG GTCTATCAGCGTCTGGATCAGCCAATAACTGCTCTGAACCTCTTCAAACAAGGCCTGGACTACTTTCCCGGTGAAGTCACCCTGTTGACGGGAATCGCGCGCATTCATGAG GAGATGAACAACATCCCCTCAGCCACAGAGTACTACAAAGACGTCCTGAAGCAGGACAACACACATGTGGAGGCCATTGCCTGCATAGGAAGCAACCACTTCTACACGGATCAGCCCGAGATCGCTTTGCGCTTTTACAG acGGCTGCTGCAAATGGGGGTGTACAACTGCCAGCTGTACAATAACCTGGGCCTGTGCTGCTTCTATGCTCAGCAGTATGACATGACACTGTCCTCCTTCGAAAGGGCCCTCTCCCTGGTGGCGAACGATGAGGAGCTGGCCGACGTTTGGTACAACCTGGGACACGTAGCTGTG GGAATAGGGGAGTTAACTCTGGCGTACCAGTGCTTTAAGTTGGCTTTGGCCAACAACAACGACCATGCGGAAGCCTATAATAACCTAGCCGTCCTGGAATTCCGCAAGGGACGAATTGAGCAG gcAAAGGCTTTCTTGCAGACAGCAGCTTCCCTGGCACCTCACATGTATGAACCACACTTCAACTTGTCAACTCTATCAGATACG TTGGGGGACCTTCAAAGCAGCTACATGGCAGCCCAGAAGTCCGAGGATGCCTTCCCAGACCATGTGGACACTCAGCAGATCCTCAAAAACCTGCGCCAGCACTTTTCTCTACTCTGA
- the ttc8 gene encoding tetratricopeptide repeat protein 8 isoform X2 has product MELVPIDPLFLAWSYFRRRKFQQCSEVCTKILEDTPYDQAAWSLKTRALTEMVYIDEVDVDQEGIAEMMLDESSIAQVARPGTSLRLPGTSHGGGPTPAVRPMTHSGRPMTGFVRPSTQSGRPGTMEQAIKTPRTAHTARPVTSASGRFVRLGTASMLTNPDGPFINLSRLNLAKYAQKPNLSKTLFEYIFHHENDVKNALDLAALATEHAQFKDWWWKVQLGKCYYRLGLHREAEKQFRSALNHQEFVDTYLYLAKVYQRLDQPITALNLFKQGLDYFPGEVTLLTGIARIHEEMNNIPSATEYYKDVLKQDNTHVEAIACIGSNHFYTDQPEIALRFYRRLLQMGVYNCQLYNNLGLCCFYAQQYDMTLSSFERALSLVANDEELADVWYNLGHVAVGIGELTLAYQCFKLALANNNDHAEAYNNLAVLEFRKGRIEQAKAFLQTAASLAPHMYEPHFNLSTLSDTLGDLQSSYMAAQKSEDAFPDHVDTQQILKNLRQHFSLL; this is encoded by the exons ATGGAACTAGTACCTATTGATCCACTTTTTCTGGCATGGAGCTATTTTAGGAGGCGTAAGTTTCAGCAGTGTTCCGAGGTCTGCACCAAGATACTAGAGGATACTCCGTATGACCAG GCCGCCTGGAGCCTGAAGACACGTGCTCTGACAGAGATGGTGTACATCGATGAGGTGGACGTGGACCAGGAGGGCATAGCCGAGATGATGCTGGACGAGAGCTCCATCGCCCAGGTTGCCC GTCCTGGAACATCCCTCAGACTCCCAGGGACCAGCCACGGAGGTGGGCCTACACCAGCAGTCAG GCCCATGACTCACTCAGGACGGCCCATGACAGGATTTGTGAGGCCCAGCACACAGTCTGGGAGACCGGGCACCATGGAGCAAGCCATCAAGACCCCCCGCACTGCGCACACTGCCCGGCCAGTCACCAGTGCCTCTGGGAGATTTGTCCGCCTGGGAACG GCTTCCATGCTTACAAATCCAGATGGGCCATTTATAAACCTGTCCAGGTTAAACCTGGCAAAGTATGCCCAGAAGCCCAATCTATCCAAG acctTGTTTGAATACATCTTCCATCACGAAAAtgatgttaaaaat GCCTTGGATCTAGCTGCCCTGgccactgagcatgctcagttcaAGGACTGGTGGTGGAAAGTTCAGCTGGGAAAATGTTACTATAG ACTGGGGTTACACCGTGAAGCAGAAAAACAGTTCAGGTCTGCACTCAACCACCAGGAGTTTGTGGACACATACCTCTATCTGGCCAAG GTCTATCAGCGTCTGGATCAGCCAATAACTGCTCTGAACCTCTTCAAACAAGGCCTGGACTACTTTCCCGGTGAAGTCACCCTGTTGACGGGAATCGCGCGCATTCATGAG GAGATGAACAACATCCCCTCAGCCACAGAGTACTACAAAGACGTCCTGAAGCAGGACAACACACATGTGGAGGCCATTGCCTGCATAGGAAGCAACCACTTCTACACGGATCAGCCCGAGATCGCTTTGCGCTTTTACAG acGGCTGCTGCAAATGGGGGTGTACAACTGCCAGCTGTACAATAACCTGGGCCTGTGCTGCTTCTATGCTCAGCAGTATGACATGACACTGTCCTCCTTCGAAAGGGCCCTCTCCCTGGTGGCGAACGATGAGGAGCTGGCCGACGTTTGGTACAACCTGGGACACGTAGCTGTG GGAATAGGGGAGTTAACTCTGGCGTACCAGTGCTTTAAGTTGGCTTTGGCCAACAACAACGACCATGCGGAAGCCTATAATAACCTAGCCGTCCTGGAATTCCGCAAGGGACGAATTGAGCAG gcAAAGGCTTTCTTGCAGACAGCAGCTTCCCTGGCACCTCACATGTATGAACCACACTTCAACTTGTCAACTCTATCAGATACG TTGGGGGACCTTCAAAGCAGCTACATGGCAGCCCAGAAGTCCGAGGATGCCTTCCCAGACCATGTGGACACTCAGCAGATCCTCAAAAACCTGCGCCAGCACTTTTCTCTACTCTGA